A window of Kribbella amoyensis contains these coding sequences:
- a CDS encoding ATP-dependent helicase: MAAPPPAPVLDADQQAVVDHSGGPLLVLAGPGTGKTTTLVEAVVDRVRHRGLSPDQVLVLTFGRKAATELRDRITSRLGKTTRVLPSMTFHSFCYALLRRFTPADAFDVPLRLPSGPEQSLRLSEALGGSREVGAVQWPGSLHPALKTRGFTDEVQAVIGKARQLGLDPEDLAAIGHSASRPEWVAVGDFFEEYLQILDHEQVLDYSELIHRAVILAQQPEVQAKLREEFKVVFVDEYQDTDPGQTKLLQAIAGDGRDLVVVGDPDQSIYTFRGADVRGLLRFTEEFPQRSGEPADQIALATTRRFGTTLLRVSRNVVNRLGVPGTLDRDTFDRFRNPDGSGCVYGPGKVEANLYSTSGAELEHIADLLRRAHVQDGVGWHEMAVLVRSGSRSIPPLRRALAAAGIPVDVAGDELPLSREPAVRPMLLALRAVADPATLTVDVVRALALSPLGAMDAGQLRRLARELRKRDRETANGQRLPRSSDELLREALLDPLLLDEQASPAEARFVALGERLLKARNIVTAGAAPDEVMWSLWSESPWLRRLRGQANSGGEPARTANRDLDSLCALFDAASRAEEQVGFKGVSAFLSELESLDIAADNRFDATYREAGVQLMTAHRSKGLQWRLVVVGSVQEGQWPDLRRRGSLLEPDRLGPDGLVEPLSAGALLAEERRLFYVAITRARERLIVTAVQAPEADGDQPSRLLNELDIPLKLVAGRPRRPLSLPGLVADLRCVLSDPASSPELKRVAADRLAQLADATDERDQYLVPTADPQRWWGVRERTRSERPITDPDQPVPLSGSALTTIVDCPLRWFLQRRAGGETPSNSAIGFGMVLHTLADAVATGTLPPDTDELNGWLDKVWTQLEFESSWISDRERVEAEDALRRFVAWHKGRPDRKLIGTELDFSVLLPDTDKPAVQVKGRMDRVEQDGDGKLRVIDLKTGRSIPTKPALERHVQLAIYQRAIASRQLKKLGEEQESGGAELVQLRHDDSGLPKVQGQAPLEPDDDGRTWLDQAVEDAEAMVRSEEFVAKRNDGCTRCEVRGLCPIQPEGREIV, from the coding sequence GTGGCAGCGCCTCCACCGGCGCCTGTTCTCGACGCCGACCAGCAAGCTGTGGTGGACCACTCCGGTGGTCCACTTCTCGTGCTGGCTGGTCCTGGTACCGGCAAGACCACGACGCTCGTCGAGGCCGTTGTCGATCGGGTCCGGCACCGCGGCCTGAGTCCGGACCAGGTGCTCGTGCTCACCTTCGGGCGGAAGGCCGCGACCGAGTTGCGGGACCGGATCACCTCGAGGCTCGGCAAGACCACGCGGGTGCTGCCGTCGATGACGTTCCACTCGTTCTGCTACGCGCTGCTGCGCCGCTTCACCCCGGCCGACGCGTTCGACGTACCACTGCGGTTGCCGTCGGGTCCCGAGCAGTCGCTGCGGTTGAGCGAGGCACTCGGCGGGAGTCGCGAGGTCGGTGCCGTGCAGTGGCCGGGGAGCCTGCATCCGGCGCTGAAGACGCGCGGGTTCACCGACGAGGTGCAGGCCGTGATCGGCAAGGCCCGGCAGCTCGGGCTGGATCCGGAGGACCTGGCCGCGATCGGGCACTCGGCGAGCCGGCCAGAGTGGGTCGCGGTCGGTGACTTCTTCGAGGAGTACCTGCAGATCCTCGACCACGAGCAGGTGCTGGACTACTCCGAGCTGATCCACCGGGCCGTCATCCTGGCCCAGCAGCCCGAGGTCCAGGCGAAGCTGCGGGAGGAGTTCAAGGTCGTCTTCGTCGACGAGTACCAGGACACCGACCCGGGACAGACCAAGCTGCTGCAGGCGATCGCGGGCGACGGCCGTGACCTGGTCGTGGTGGGTGACCCGGACCAGTCGATCTACACGTTCCGCGGGGCCGACGTGCGCGGGCTGCTGCGGTTCACCGAGGAGTTCCCCCAGCGTTCCGGCGAGCCGGCCGACCAGATCGCACTCGCGACCACCCGCAGGTTCGGGACGACGCTGCTGCGCGTCTCCCGCAACGTGGTGAACCGGCTCGGCGTGCCCGGCACGCTGGACCGGGACACGTTCGACCGGTTCCGCAATCCCGACGGGAGCGGGTGCGTGTACGGCCCGGGCAAGGTGGAGGCGAATCTGTACTCCACCAGCGGGGCCGAGCTGGAGCACATCGCGGACCTGTTGCGCCGGGCCCATGTCCAGGACGGGGTCGGCTGGCACGAGATGGCGGTCCTGGTTCGCTCGGGCAGCCGGTCGATCCCGCCGTTGCGCCGTGCCCTGGCCGCCGCCGGGATCCCGGTGGACGTCGCCGGTGACGAGCTGCCGTTGTCCCGCGAGCCCGCTGTCCGGCCGATGCTGCTCGCGTTGCGGGCGGTCGCGGATCCGGCGACGCTGACCGTGGACGTGGTCCGCGCGCTGGCGTTGTCGCCGTTGGGGGCGATGGACGCCGGCCAGCTCCGGCGGCTGGCCCGCGAGCTACGGAAGCGGGACCGCGAGACCGCGAACGGTCAGCGGCTGCCCCGGTCCTCGGACGAGCTGCTGCGCGAGGCGTTGCTCGACCCGCTGCTGCTGGACGAGCAGGCGTCCCCGGCCGAGGCGCGGTTCGTGGCCCTCGGCGAGAGGTTGCTCAAGGCAAGGAACATCGTGACCGCCGGGGCCGCGCCGGACGAGGTGATGTGGTCGCTGTGGTCCGAGTCGCCGTGGTTGCGCCGGCTCCGCGGCCAGGCGAACAGCGGCGGCGAGCCGGCCCGGACGGCGAACCGCGATCTCGACTCGCTGTGCGCGTTGTTCGACGCGGCGAGCCGGGCCGAGGAGCAGGTCGGGTTCAAGGGCGTGTCCGCGTTCCTGAGCGAGCTGGAGTCGCTCGACATCGCCGCCGACAACCGGTTCGACGCGACGTACCGCGAGGCCGGGGTTCAGCTGATGACCGCGCACCGGTCGAAGGGGCTGCAGTGGCGGCTGGTCGTGGTCGGGAGCGTGCAGGAGGGGCAGTGGCCCGACCTGCGGCGCCGCGGCTCGCTGCTGGAACCGGACCGGCTCGGACCGGACGGACTCGTCGAGCCGTTGTCGGCCGGCGCGTTGCTGGCCGAGGAGAGACGGCTGTTCTACGTCGCGATCACCCGCGCGCGCGAGCGGCTGATCGTGACCGCGGTGCAGGCACCCGAGGCCGACGGCGACCAGCCCTCCCGCTTGCTCAACGAGCTCGACATTCCTTTGAAACTGGTGGCCGGCCGGCCCCGTCGTCCGCTGTCGCTGCCGGGGCTCGTCGCCGACCTGCGCTGCGTCCTGTCCGACCCGGCGTCGTCCCCCGAGCTCAAGCGGGTGGCCGCGGACCGGCTGGCCCAGCTGGCCGACGCGACCGACGAGCGGGACCAGTACCTGGTACCGACCGCCGACCCGCAGCGCTGGTGGGGTGTCCGGGAGCGGACCAGGTCCGAGCGCCCGATCACGGATCCGGACCAGCCGGTGCCGTTGTCAGGGAGCGCGCTCACCACGATCGTGGACTGCCCGCTGCGCTGGTTCCTGCAGCGACGGGCGGGCGGGGAGACGCCGAGCAACTCCGCGATCGGCTTCGGCATGGTGCTGCACACACTCGCCGACGCGGTCGCGACCGGGACGCTGCCACCCGACACCGACGAGCTGAACGGCTGGCTCGACAAGGTGTGGACGCAGCTGGAGTTCGAGTCCAGCTGGATCTCCGATCGCGAGCGGGTCGAAGCCGAGGACGCGCTGCGGCGGTTCGTCGCCTGGCACAAGGGCCGCCCGGACCGGAAGCTGATCGGCACCGAGCTCGACTTCAGCGTGCTGCTGCCGGACACCGACAAGCCGGCCGTCCAGGTGAAGGGCCGGATGGACCGGGTCGAGCAGGACGGCGACGGCAAGCTGCGGGTGATCGACTTGAAGACGGGCCGCTCGATCCCGACCAAGCCGGCCCTGGAGCGGCACGTCCAGTTGGCGATCTACCAGCGCGCGATCGCGTCCAGGCAGCTGAAGAAGCTGGGCGAGGAGCAGGAGAGCGGTGGTGCCGAGCTGGTCCAGCTCCGGCACGACGACAGCGGCCTGCCGAAGGTACAGGGCCAGGCTCCGCTGGAGCCGGACGACGACGGCCGGACCTGGCTGGACCAGGCGGTCGAGGATGCCGAGGCGATGGTGCGGTCCGAGGAGTTCGTGGCCAAGCGCAACGACGGGTGCACCCGGTGCGAGGTCCGCGGGCTCTGCCCGATCCAGCCCGAGGGCCGGGAGATCGTCTGA
- a CDS encoding ATP-dependent DNA helicase, which produces MPAQLRSTADLVDLLGIPFSDQQLAAITAPLAPGVIVAGAGSGKTTAMAARVVWLICTGQVKPEEVLGLTFTKKAANELDVRIREDLTKAGVIGSTLPPDQHPILAAHLRSNVPNWEPEEPGEPVVSTYHAFAGTLIAEHGLRLGLEPDLRVLADATRFQLAGRVVRRSAGPIRYASHHVPTLVNSLLSLDGELADHLLRAGDVRDHDEAVRQEVAAARKQTVEVKKLGETALKRGEILQLVEEYQAYKGERGVVDFADQMAWGARLAEECPEVAGIERSRYKVVLLDEYQDTSVSQRRMLTALFAGPDPEHGRGHPVTAVGDPCQAIYGWRGASVANLDEFPEHFPQQDGSPAQRYVLSVNRRCGSRILAAANQHATELYEQHPGVIPLEAPEGAPEGAITVGLFETRSEEVEWVADSVVAAHRTPNRRWKDIGILMRTNVDLSAVHEALIARKVPVEVVGLGGLLALPEVVDVVATLQAVNDLTANAAMLRILTGPRYRIGHRDLALLANRSRALADGGDRPAADDLVAALDAAVAGMDSTEVISLAEAVDDPGPAAWGYSAEALARFQELSAELRELRGHAGEPLLDLVRRVISTIGLDVELTATPDHVDSGRRDHLAAFLDAVGNFVSTESDGSLDGLLAYLAAEEEYAAGLDLAVPSEADSVKLLTTHRSKGLEWPVVFVPTLVNKVFPSDRGRDKWTTNAKVLPWPLRGDADTLPDFHDLSNAGLKAFADECKDVNALEERRLGYVAFTRAKEILVATGHWWGPTQKRPRGPSAYLELLKRHAGDRVVAWADQPELNQENPELAEQTQAPWPAAYDPDAYQRRLDAAALVQQARVEGPSLDAEESLLLDEQATVARWDSEIERLLSEARESRSRKAYDVELPRALSATQVMRLARDPDGLASELARPMPRKPNRAARFGTRFHAWVESYFGQQFLLDPDDLPGAADEGIVDDTDLFELMDAFRDGPFGERVPYEIEAPFALSLGGRVIRGRIDAVYQTIRPDGGRGYDVIDWKTSRSETADSLQLAIYRVAWSELLGIPLDHVDAAFYYVRTGDIVRPDNLPGQQALTTLLAG; this is translated from the coding sequence ATGCCCGCACAGCTCCGCAGTACGGCCGACCTGGTCGACCTGCTCGGCATCCCGTTCAGCGACCAGCAGCTGGCCGCGATCACGGCCCCGCTGGCGCCCGGCGTGATCGTCGCCGGTGCCGGGTCCGGGAAGACGACCGCGATGGCGGCCCGGGTGGTCTGGCTGATCTGTACCGGCCAGGTGAAGCCGGAGGAGGTGCTCGGCCTGACCTTCACCAAGAAGGCGGCCAACGAGCTCGACGTCCGGATCCGCGAGGACCTGACCAAGGCCGGCGTCATCGGCAGCACCCTGCCGCCGGACCAGCACCCGATCCTCGCCGCGCACCTGCGCAGCAACGTGCCGAACTGGGAGCCCGAGGAGCCGGGTGAGCCGGTCGTCTCGACGTACCACGCGTTCGCCGGCACGCTGATCGCGGAGCACGGCCTGCGGCTCGGCCTTGAGCCTGACCTGCGAGTGCTCGCCGACGCGACCCGCTTCCAGCTGGCCGGCCGGGTGGTCCGCCGCTCCGCCGGCCCGATCCGGTACGCGTCGCACCACGTGCCCACGTTGGTGAACAGCCTGCTCTCGCTCGATGGTGAGCTGGCCGACCACCTGCTTCGCGCCGGTGACGTCCGCGACCACGACGAGGCGGTCCGGCAGGAGGTGGCCGCGGCGCGCAAGCAGACCGTCGAGGTGAAGAAGCTCGGCGAGACGGCGTTGAAGCGGGGCGAGATCCTCCAGCTGGTCGAGGAGTACCAGGCGTACAAGGGGGAGCGTGGGGTCGTCGACTTCGCGGACCAGATGGCCTGGGGCGCCCGGCTCGCGGAGGAGTGTCCCGAGGTGGCCGGCATCGAGCGGTCGCGGTACAAGGTGGTCCTGCTCGACGAGTACCAGGACACCTCCGTATCGCAGCGCCGGATGCTGACCGCGTTGTTCGCGGGCCCGGATCCCGAGCACGGTCGCGGGCACCCGGTCACCGCCGTCGGCGATCCGTGCCAGGCGATCTACGGCTGGCGAGGCGCCTCGGTGGCGAACCTGGACGAGTTCCCCGAGCACTTCCCTCAGCAGGACGGGTCACCCGCCCAGCGGTACGTGCTGAGTGTGAACCGCCGTTGCGGAAGCCGCATCCTCGCCGCGGCGAACCAGCACGCCACCGAGTTGTACGAGCAGCACCCCGGTGTGATCCCGCTGGAGGCGCCCGAGGGTGCACCGGAGGGCGCGATCACGGTCGGCCTGTTCGAGACCCGGTCCGAGGAGGTCGAGTGGGTGGCCGACTCGGTCGTCGCCGCGCACCGGACGCCGAACCGCCGGTGGAAGGACATCGGCATCCTGATGCGGACCAACGTCGACCTCAGCGCGGTGCACGAGGCACTGATCGCCCGCAAGGTCCCGGTCGAGGTGGTCGGCCTGGGCGGTCTGCTCGCGCTGCCCGAGGTGGTCGACGTGGTCGCCACTCTGCAAGCGGTGAACGACCTGACCGCGAACGCGGCGATGCTGCGGATCCTCACCGGCCCGCGGTACCGGATCGGTCACCGCGATCTCGCCCTGCTCGCGAACCGCTCCCGCGCCCTCGCCGACGGCGGGGACCGCCCGGCGGCCGACGACCTGGTCGCCGCCCTGGACGCGGCCGTCGCGGGGATGGACTCGACCGAGGTGATCTCGCTGGCGGAGGCCGTGGACGACCCAGGCCCGGCCGCCTGGGGGTACTCGGCGGAAGCGCTGGCGCGGTTCCAGGAGCTGTCGGCCGAGCTGCGGGAGCTGCGCGGGCACGCGGGGGAGCCGTTGCTCGACCTGGTCCGCCGGGTGATCAGCACGATCGGCCTGGACGTCGAGCTGACCGCGACGCCGGACCACGTCGACTCCGGCCGCCGGGACCACCTGGCCGCGTTCCTCGATGCCGTCGGCAACTTCGTCTCGACCGAGTCGGACGGGTCCCTCGACGGCCTGCTCGCGTACCTGGCGGCCGAGGAGGAGTACGCGGCCGGCCTGGATCTCGCGGTGCCCAGCGAGGCGGATTCGGTGAAGCTGCTGACCACGCACCGGTCGAAGGGGCTGGAGTGGCCGGTCGTGTTCGTGCCGACCCTGGTGAACAAGGTGTTCCCGTCCGACCGCGGCCGGGACAAGTGGACCACCAACGCGAAGGTGCTGCCGTGGCCGTTGCGCGGTGACGCGGACACGTTGCCCGACTTCCACGACCTGTCGAACGCTGGGTTGAAGGCGTTCGCCGACGAGTGCAAGGACGTGAACGCGCTGGAGGAACGCCGGCTCGGGTACGTCGCGTTCACCCGGGCCAAGGAGATCCTGGTCGCCACGGGGCACTGGTGGGGCCCGACCCAGAAACGGCCCCGCGGTCCCTCGGCGTACCTGGAACTGCTGAAGCGGCACGCCGGCGACCGGGTGGTCGCGTGGGCGGACCAACCCGAGCTGAACCAGGAGAACCCGGAGCTCGCCGAGCAGACCCAGGCGCCCTGGCCCGCTGCGTACGACCCCGACGCGTACCAGCGGCGGCTCGACGCGGCCGCGTTGGTGCAGCAGGCGCGGGTGGAGGGTCCGTCGCTCGACGCGGAGGAGTCGCTGCTGCTGGACGAGCAGGCGACGGTGGCCCGCTGGGACTCGGAGATCGAGCGCTTGTTGTCCGAGGCAAGGGAGAGCCGCAGCCGGAAGGCGTACGACGTCGAGCTGCCGCGGGCGTTGTCGGCGACCCAGGTGATGCGGCTGGCCCGCGATCCCGACGGGCTGGCGTCCGAGCTGGCCCGGCCGATGCCCCGCAAGCCGAACCGGGCTGCCCGCTTCGGGACCCGCTTCCACGCGTGGGTGGAGAGCTACTTCGGCCAGCAGTTCCTGCTCGACCCGGACGACCTGCCGGGGGCCGCGGACGAGGGCATCGTCGACGACACCGACCTGTTCGAGCTGATGGACGCATTCCGGGACGGACCGTTCGGGGAGCGGGTGCCGTACGAGATCGAGGCGCCGTTCGCGTTGTCGCTCGGCGGCCGGGTGATCAGGGGCCGGATCGACGCGGTGTACCAGACGATCCGGCCGGACGGCGGGCGCGGGTACGACGTCATCGACTGGAAGACCAGCCGCTCCGAGACCGCCGATTCGCTGCAGCTGGCGATCTACCGGGTCGCCTGGTCCGAGCTGCTCGGCATCCCCCTCGACCACGTGGACGCGGCCTTCTACTACGTCCGCACCGGCGACATCGTCCGCCCCGACAACCTCCCCGGCCAACAGGCACTCACCACCTTGCTCGCCGGCTGA
- a CDS encoding TetR/AcrR family transcriptional regulator has product MASSTQTQKRPDPQAKSAGKRADAQRNIAAILDAAVSTLGRTPEASVSEIAKAAGVGRVTLYGHFPNRTDLVDAAFAHAIEEGERALGQVDLDGDPRAALSRLIASSWHLVDRFRSLLLAAQSVLPASRIRELHAEPAARVERLVERGRHQGVFRTDLPTSWLVGVMHSVMHSAADEINAGRVDTDDAAAFITATVLASFTPPGEPVPR; this is encoded by the coding sequence GTGGCGAGCTCGACGCAGACCCAGAAGCGACCGGATCCGCAGGCCAAGAGCGCGGGGAAACGAGCGGACGCGCAACGCAACATCGCGGCGATCCTGGACGCCGCGGTCAGCACGCTCGGGCGCACTCCCGAGGCCAGCGTCAGCGAGATCGCGAAGGCGGCCGGGGTCGGGCGGGTCACGCTGTACGGCCACTTCCCGAATCGGACCGACCTGGTGGACGCCGCGTTCGCGCACGCGATCGAGGAGGGCGAGCGGGCACTCGGTCAGGTCGACCTGGACGGTGATCCGCGGGCGGCGCTGAGCCGGTTGATCGCCTCCAGCTGGCACCTGGTGGACCGGTTCCGCTCACTGCTGCTGGCGGCGCAGAGCGTGTTGCCGGCGAGCCGGATCCGCGAGCTGCACGCGGAGCCGGCCGCCCGGGTCGAGCGCCTGGTCGAGCGGGGGCGGCACCAGGGCGTCTTCCGGACCGACCTGCCGACGTCGTGGCTGGTCGGCGTCATGCACAGCGTGATGCACAGCGCCGCCGACGAGATCAACGCCGGCCGCGTCGACACCGACGACGCCGCCGCCTTCATCACCGCGACCGTGCTCGCCTCCTTCACCCCACCCGGCGAACCCGTCCCCCGCTGA
- a CDS encoding MFS transporter: MSDQVLGDSGTVAADPRRWRMLALLGIAQFMLILDVTVVAIALPHIGIELGLERDTLTWVVSAYTLMFGGLMLLGGRAADLFGSRTLVLAGLLVFTAASLVTGLAGDATTLLGGRVAQGIGAAMLSPAALSMVTKTFQGDELNKALGIWSSLGGGGAAVGVLLGGLLTAGPGWAWVFYVNVPIGAVVLLVLSRMMPADRRDGPPARLDVPGALLVTAGTGAAIYALINAGDRGWLSMATLGMLAAAVVLYAAFALVQKTVRSPLMDLKILARRPVAAGTFLILIATALMIAVFFLGSFYLQHLKGYGALRTGLLFLPVALTTIAGAQIAGKVIGGYGARSVAMVGLAVAAVGTAIPAIWSGSVLLVVGISVGAAGIGAAFVASSATALSKVAFHEAGLASGILSTFHEFGASVGVAAVSSIAAAGIAGTSDLGFSRGFTFAAVTAAVAAVLALLVVPARENS; encoded by the coding sequence GTGTCCGATCAGGTCCTCGGGGACTCCGGAACGGTGGCCGCCGATCCGCGGCGGTGGCGGATGCTGGCGTTGCTCGGCATCGCGCAGTTCATGCTCATCCTCGACGTCACGGTGGTCGCGATCGCGCTGCCGCACATCGGGATCGAGCTCGGGTTGGAGCGCGACACCCTGACCTGGGTGGTCAGCGCGTACACCCTGATGTTCGGCGGGCTGATGCTGCTCGGCGGGCGCGCGGCCGACCTGTTCGGCTCCCGCACGCTGGTGCTGGCCGGCCTGCTGGTCTTTACCGCGGCCTCGCTGGTGACCGGGCTGGCCGGTGACGCGACCACGCTGCTCGGTGGCCGGGTCGCGCAGGGCATCGGTGCCGCGATGCTCTCGCCGGCCGCACTGTCGATGGTGACCAAGACGTTCCAGGGCGACGAGCTGAACAAGGCGCTCGGTATCTGGTCGTCGCTAGGTGGCGGTGGTGCCGCGGTCGGCGTCCTGCTCGGCGGCCTGCTGACCGCGGGACCGGGGTGGGCGTGGGTCTTCTACGTGAACGTGCCCATCGGCGCCGTCGTGCTGCTCGTGCTGAGCCGGATGATGCCGGCCGACCGGAGGGACGGTCCGCCCGCCCGACTCGACGTACCGGGTGCGCTGCTCGTCACCGCCGGTACCGGCGCGGCGATCTACGCGCTGATCAACGCGGGCGACCGCGGCTGGTTGTCGATGGCAACGCTCGGCATGCTCGCCGCGGCGGTCGTCCTGTACGCGGCGTTCGCGCTGGTGCAGAAGACGGTCCGGTCGCCGTTGATGGACCTGAAGATCCTGGCTCGGCGGCCGGTCGCCGCGGGGACGTTCCTGATCCTGATCGCGACCGCGCTGATGATCGCGGTGTTCTTCCTCGGCTCGTTCTACCTGCAGCACCTCAAGGGGTACGGCGCGCTGCGGACCGGCCTGCTGTTCCTCCCGGTCGCACTCACCACGATCGCCGGTGCGCAGATCGCCGGCAAGGTGATCGGTGGCTACGGCGCTCGGTCGGTCGCGATGGTGGGACTCGCGGTCGCGGCGGTCGGTACGGCCATCCCGGCGATCTGGAGTGGGTCCGTCCTGCTCGTGGTCGGGATCAGCGTCGGTGCTGCCGGGATCGGGGCCGCATTCGTCGCCTCCTCCGCCACGGCACTGTCCAAGGTCGCGTTCCACGAGGCCGGTCTGGCGTCTGGGATCCTGAGTACGTTTCACGAGTTCGGCGCGTCCGTCGGGGTCGCGGCGGTGTCGAGTATCGCGGCCGCCGGGATCGCGGGAACCAGCGACCTAGGCTTCAGCCGCGGATTCACCTTCGCCGCGGTCACCGCCGCGGTCGCCGCCGTCCTCGCTCTGCTCGTCGTCCCCGCACGGGAGAACAGCTGA
- a CDS encoding GNAT family N-acetyltransferase yields the protein MTDYKIRQAGPADAAMVRTMVVELADHQDEGRFVTSTEDDWRTALGRDDVIVLVAEGNDSPAGYVSALRRAHLWTGRDILALDDLYVREAHRDAGLGRTLMLELARLASPDNLTITWGLRLENEAGARFYNRLGATLRTKTLAAWSPDNYNPLLD from the coding sequence ATGACCGACTACAAGATCCGCCAAGCTGGTCCGGCCGACGCGGCCATGGTCCGGACGATGGTGGTCGAGCTCGCCGACCATCAGGACGAAGGCCGGTTCGTCACCAGTACCGAGGACGACTGGCGGACCGCGCTCGGCCGGGACGACGTGATCGTCCTGGTAGCCGAGGGCAACGATTCTCCGGCCGGCTACGTGTCCGCGCTCCGCCGCGCCCACCTCTGGACCGGCCGGGACATCCTCGCCCTCGACGATCTCTACGTCCGCGAAGCCCACCGTGATGCCGGCCTCGGCCGCACCCTGATGCTCGAACTGGCCCGCCTGGCCAGCCCCGACAACCTCACCATCACCTGGGGCCTCCGCCTGGAGAACGAAGCCGGCGCCCGCTTCTACAACCGCCTCGGCGCAACCCTCCGCACGAAGACCCTCGCCGCCTGGTCCCCCGACAACTACAACCCCCTCCTCGACTGA
- a CDS encoding Uma2 family endonuclease has product MRNLDPGGFTPADLAALPDDGRRYELVDGQLLVTPAPQFIHQRAVVRLTTLLESSCPDGLEVLVAPFDFRPTSGRCLQPDVLVRQSEDVARSSVTRLQLAVEVLSPSTRSVDLLLKRGLYEQAGVESYWLFDPEQEELTVLELVDGSYVEWAVVQGAKEFSTQRPFDVRVVPADLVRRSHRQAV; this is encoded by the coding sequence GTGCGAAACCTTGATCCCGGCGGATTCACGCCGGCCGATCTAGCAGCTCTTCCCGACGACGGACGCCGCTACGAACTCGTCGACGGGCAACTGCTGGTGACACCTGCGCCCCAGTTCATCCATCAACGAGCTGTTGTTCGATTGACCACCTTGCTCGAGTCGAGTTGCCCCGACGGTCTCGAGGTACTAGTAGCACCCTTCGACTTCCGCCCCACCAGCGGTCGATGTCTCCAGCCCGACGTGCTGGTCCGCCAATCGGAAGACGTAGCCCGGAGCAGCGTCACTCGCCTGCAGTTGGCCGTCGAAGTGCTCTCACCCAGCACGCGCAGCGTCGACCTGTTACTCAAGCGTGGTTTGTACGAGCAGGCGGGTGTCGAGTCGTACTGGCTGTTCGATCCGGAGCAGGAAGAGCTGACCGTACTGGAGCTGGTCGACGGATCCTACGTCGAGTGGGCGGTGGTGCAGGGTGCCAAGGAGTTCAGCACCCAGCGCCCGTTCGACGTGCGGGTCGTGCCGGCCGACCTGGTCCGGAGGTCGCACCGGCAGGCGGTGTGA
- a CDS encoding Uma2 family endonuclease, with amino-acid sequence MTRLQADHRPRDARRYEIADGRLLVTGTQPPAHQAAVVGLLVALKQACPPGLRVAVNSLDFRPTPHLTLRPDLLVCPAEAAGPQYTPTLLLAVEVISPTTRTTDVVLKRALYERAAVPAYWLLDPAAQELTILHLTPTGYTCETVIQAEEIHEATFPFPVTLCPTKLLS; translated from the coding sequence GTGACCCGACTCCAGGCCGACCACCGCCCCCGCGACGCCCGCCGCTACGAGATCGCCGACGGCCGGCTGCTGGTGACCGGCACCCAGCCACCCGCCCACCAAGCAGCCGTCGTCGGCCTGCTCGTCGCCCTCAAACAAGCCTGCCCACCCGGCCTGCGCGTCGCGGTCAACTCCCTCGACTTCCGCCCCACACCCCACCTGACACTCCGCCCCGACCTCCTCGTCTGCCCAGCCGAAGCAGCCGGCCCGCAGTACACCCCGACCCTGCTGCTCGCCGTCGAGGTCATCTCCCCCACCACCCGCACCACCGACGTGGTCCTCAAACGTGCCCTGTACGAAAGGGCCGCCGTCCCCGCGTACTGGCTCCTCGATCCAGCAGCCCAAGAACTCACCATCCTCCACCTCACCCCCACCGGCTACACCTGCGAAACCGTCATCCAGGCGGAGGAGATCCACGAGGCGACGTTCCCTTTCCCAGTCACCCTCTGCCCCACGAAGTTGCTGAGTTGA